From Ignavibacteriota bacterium, the proteins below share one genomic window:
- a CDS encoding T9SS type A sorting domain-containing protein: MIQRSFLSAAIAALLALALSSLHAQSPSTADTWRQVGGPFTGKVLSLLELPDGSLLAGTERGGLFRCTDATQPWEPYATASLAGTSIYQLKRAPDGRLFAGLEYNLAISTDDGATWTIKALPSSQNGFAIAFSPSGTLYLGGWAGLHKSDDGGTSWTEIMSGLPNVSVNTVAVDAAGNIYSGHQNRGLYRSSDQGANWALAHADLDAVTVKCTAVGADGAIYAGTSGLGISISRDNGLTWFNDTNTTANITALCATSSGPVLAGGANGIVYLTRDSAASWRQMRRSAHGGSILSLSSFKNSFAAGTAWDGVMRGDIDPTSWTDMTAGLINLTVPAFTSNSKGTIFMVNPTFNDVMKSADGGNTWTIANGNQTRTVRTACVMPENDYLYVGTPNGVYHSTDDGATWTQDITGMTNRNVRLVAVSPTRAIFASCFGRKLYRSLDYGQSWSLINETFGNGEISTMIFTEDGVIFAGTETAGLYRSLDNGTTWSSIQKGLNRLLVTSLCYSKNYGLYHGSYGEVHVSSDRGDTWTRITNDLPVASVYAIAIAPSGRPAVGMEVKGCYYYDAAARNWLPANTGLFNKSILAFHVNSNGALLAGTDGNGIFIIDRVPTGIADAPAALPSTTELSLYPNPVVSSGALQVTLTTALESAARCIVVDMLGRVVYTGTLTQGSSRATLELPSLPGGVYTVQVQSATRTTSARFVIAGR, encoded by the coding sequence ATGATTCAGCGTTCCTTCCTCTCCGCGGCGATCGCAGCCCTTCTTGCGCTCGCGCTCTCGTCCCTTCACGCGCAATCCCCCAGCACCGCCGATACATGGCGGCAGGTCGGAGGTCCATTCACAGGCAAAGTCCTGTCGTTGCTCGAGCTGCCGGACGGAAGCCTGCTTGCCGGAACGGAACGCGGCGGACTCTTCCGTTGCACCGACGCAACACAGCCGTGGGAACCCTATGCAACGGCCTCCCTGGCGGGGACGTCGATTTATCAGCTCAAACGCGCGCCCGATGGACGTCTCTTTGCGGGACTCGAATACAATCTCGCGATCTCGACCGATGACGGAGCCACGTGGACCATCAAGGCCCTGCCCTCAAGTCAAAACGGATTCGCCATCGCATTCAGTCCGTCCGGCACACTCTATCTCGGTGGCTGGGCCGGACTCCATAAATCCGACGACGGCGGCACATCGTGGACCGAAATCATGAGCGGCCTGCCGAACGTATCTGTCAACACCGTGGCAGTGGATGCCGCGGGCAACATCTACTCCGGCCATCAGAACCGCGGCCTGTATCGCTCGAGTGATCAGGGCGCAAACTGGGCGCTGGCGCATGCCGACCTCGACGCCGTCACCGTGAAGTGCACGGCCGTGGGAGCCGACGGTGCGATCTACGCGGGCACGAGCGGACTCGGCATCAGCATCTCGCGCGACAACGGCCTCACCTGGTTCAACGACACCAACACCACGGCCAACATCACCGCGCTGTGTGCGACATCCTCGGGTCCTGTGCTCGCCGGCGGTGCGAACGGCATCGTCTATCTCACGCGCGATTCCGCCGCGAGCTGGAGGCAGATGCGCCGCTCCGCGCACGGCGGCAGCATTCTGAGTCTCTCATCCTTCAAGAACAGTTTCGCCGCAGGAACCGCCTGGGACGGCGTGATGCGCGGCGATATCGATCCCACGAGTTGGACCGACATGACCGCGGGCCTCATCAATCTCACCGTGCCCGCGTTCACGTCCAACAGCAAGGGCACGATCTTCATGGTGAATCCCACCTTCAACGACGTGATGAAATCCGCTGATGGCGGCAACACCTGGACCATCGCCAACGGCAATCAGACGCGCACCGTGCGCACCGCCTGCGTGATGCCCGAGAACGACTACCTGTACGTCGGCACACCGAACGGCGTGTACCACAGCACCGACGACGGCGCGACATGGACGCAGGACATCACCGGCATGACAAACCGCAATGTGCGGCTTGTTGCCGTGAGTCCGACCCGCGCGATCTTCGCCTCGTGTTTCGGCCGCAAGCTGTACCGCTCGCTCGATTACGGACAGTCCTGGTCCTTGATCAACGAAACCTTCGGCAACGGCGAGATCTCGACCATGATCTTCACCGAAGACGGGGTGATTTTTGCCGGCACTGAAACGGCGGGGCTGTACCGGTCGCTCGACAACGGCACGACCTGGTCGTCGATACAGAAAGGTTTGAATCGACTTCTTGTGACATCGCTCTGTTACAGCAAGAATTACGGGCTGTATCACGGCAGCTACGGCGAAGTGCATGTGTCCTCCGACCGCGGTGATACATGGACGCGCATCACCAACGATCTTCCCGTGGCGTCGGTGTACGCCATCGCCATCGCGCCATCGGGCCGACCCGCCGTGGGCATGGAGGTGAAGGGATGTTACTACTACGATGCCGCCGCGCGCAACTGGCTGCCTGCGAACACGGGTCTGTTCAACAAGTCGATCCTCGCCTTCCACGTGAACAGCAACGGCGCGCTGCTGGCGGGGACGGACGGCAACGGCATCTTCATCATCGACCGTGTGCCGACCGGAATCGCCGACGCTCCGGCCGCCCTTCCCTCGACAACGGAACTGTCACTGTATCCGAATCCCGTGGTATCGTCGGGTGCGCTGCAGGTAACACTCACGACCGCGCTCGAGTCCGCGGCGCGCTGCATCGTTGTCGATATGCTGGGACGCGTCGTATACACGGGCACATTAACACAGGGCTCCTCGCGTGCAACACTCGAACTGCCTTCATTGCCGGGCGGCGTATACACCGTGCAGGTGCAGTCCGCCACGCGCACAACCTCGGCGCGTTTTGTAATCGCCGGCAGGTGA
- a CDS encoding peptidyl-prolyl cis-trans isomerase → MLLYIAADYHDTARPAAVSCNGTCTDTPTAEMISRYEEMVAQFKHSMLHADPLAALRSSRRGAARTYILVALAAMLCASAARAQRVVATVDGRPVTDDELRMRAALTVFPGRERAGAAETFKREFLLSIIAERLLAAEARKNALAGESTFTASRARAEAMFVRDKLYRDSVRARVTIPEAELRAEYARLLRETEYRYIVTESDSAARALHAALRAGLPFDTVLTTWQGSDSTRAAAAVPVTEPLERSLAAVQRRLRPGAFSEPVRIAARWYIVHRRDVAREIASDEDFAARSRRIENDLRGAREAARAADLVRRLWTGRKAVFGDSLYRALGDAVVSALRAQLHADSTTIAALGAGWFDDMRARAGARIDSPFARIDGEALSYGAVLELLEGAGVRAGRTMYRRLPDVYRAAVKEALDRHILTREGYRLGLQHSDAVRADMALWEESGLAHSLPDVLFERATAVDDSVWALYARYPDLFGGPPRARIVEVLTRDRALTAEALAAVGDTARFRRLAATRSERPGAAERNGEYGPFILFDEGALGKAVFALRPGGVGGPVSLGEQVSVFRLLALETPGDSLRDMRTLRAAVDSRLRAPLSARLTADRVRALAARADIRINEEELRALSLPTTQMFTLRFLGFGGRIPAVPGLAPLFGPVFEGMSAPVRTAP, encoded by the coding sequence GTGCTTTTGTACATTGCCGCGGATTACCACGACACAGCACGTCCCGCGGCCGTGTCCTGCAACGGAACATGCACAGACACACCCACAGCAGAGATGATTTCGAGATACGAGGAAATGGTGGCACAGTTCAAGCACAGCATGCTGCACGCCGATCCGCTGGCGGCCCTGCGGTCGTCCCGCCGTGGTGCCGCGCGGACATACATCCTCGTTGCGCTTGCCGCCATGCTCTGCGCTTCGGCCGCCCGCGCGCAGCGGGTGGTGGCCACCGTGGACGGACGGCCGGTGACCGACGACGAACTGCGCATGCGCGCGGCGCTCACCGTGTTCCCGGGCCGCGAGCGCGCGGGAGCGGCCGAGACCTTCAAGCGCGAGTTCCTGCTCTCGATCATCGCCGAGCGGCTGCTCGCCGCGGAGGCGCGGAAAAACGCGCTGGCGGGCGAGAGCACCTTCACGGCCTCGCGCGCGCGCGCCGAGGCGATGTTTGTGCGCGACAAATTGTACCGCGACAGCGTGCGCGCGCGTGTGACGATTCCCGAGGCGGAACTGCGCGCCGAGTACGCGCGGCTGCTGCGCGAAACGGAATACCGCTACATCGTGACGGAGTCCGACTCCGCCGCGCGTGCCCTGCACGCGGCGCTTCGCGCGGGTCTGCCCTTCGACACGGTGCTCACGACCTGGCAGGGGAGCGACAGCACACGCGCCGCTGCGGCGGTGCCGGTCACGGAGCCGCTCGAACGGTCTCTCGCGGCGGTGCAGCGACGTCTGCGGCCCGGCGCCTTCTCGGAACCGGTGCGCATCGCGGCGCGCTGGTACATTGTGCACCGCCGCGATGTGGCGCGCGAGATTGCGTCCGACGAAGACTTCGCGGCGCGAAGCAGGCGCATCGAAAACGATCTGCGCGGCGCGCGTGAGGCCGCCCGCGCGGCCGACCTTGTACGGCGTCTGTGGACGGGTCGGAAAGCGGTGTTCGGTGATTCGTTGTACCGCGCACTCGGCGATGCCGTGGTGTCGGCTTTGCGCGCGCAGCTTCATGCCGACTCCACCACCATCGCGGCTCTTGGAGCCGGATGGTTCGACGACATGCGCGCACGCGCCGGCGCGCGCATCGACAGCCCCTTTGCGCGTATCGACGGCGAGGCGCTCTCGTACGGCGCGGTGCTCGAACTGCTCGAGGGCGCGGGTGTACGCGCGGGGCGGACGATGTACCGCCGCCTTCCCGACGTGTACCGCGCAGCGGTGAAGGAGGCGCTCGACAGGCACATCCTCACGCGCGAGGGCTACCGGCTCGGTCTCCAGCACAGCGATGCCGTGCGCGCCGATATGGCGCTGTGGGAGGAAAGCGGCCTCGCGCATTCACTGCCCGACGTGTTATTCGAGCGCGCAACGGCGGTGGACGACAGTGTGTGGGCCCTGTACGCACGTTATCCCGATCTGTTCGGCGGACCGCCCCGCGCGCGTATCGTCGAGGTCCTGACGCGAGACCGGGCACTCACGGCCGAGGCGCTCGCCGCCGTCGGCGACACCGCCCGCTTCCGGCGCCTGGCCGCGACCAGATCCGAACGGCCCGGTGCGGCGGAAAGAAACGGAGAATACGGTCCCTTTATCCTGTTTGATGAAGGCGCGCTCGGCAAGGCGGTGTTTGCCCTGCGTCCCGGCGGCGTCGGCGGACCCGTGTCCCTCGGCGAGCAGGTGTCGGTGTTCCGCCTTCTCGCGCTCGAGACCCCGGGCGATTCCCTCCGCGACATGCGCACACTCCGCGCGGCGGTGGACTCGCGCCTGCGCGCGCCGCTTTCGGCGCGGCTTACCGCGGACCGCGTCCGCGCGCTCGCCGCCCGCGCCGACATACGCATCAACGAGGAGGAACTGCGCGCGCTCTCGCTGCCCACCACGCAGATGTTTACGCTGCGCTTTCTGGGTTTTGGAGGACGCATCCCCGCGGTGCCTGGACTTGCGCCGCTCTTTGGTCCCGTGTTCGAAGGGATGAGTGCTCCCGTGCGCACCGCCCCATAA
- a CDS encoding sigma-70 family RNA polymerase sigma factor codes for MYQTPEERREQSRAEDKDLIRDALAGNQDAYKRLMRKYRNAIYHLIVRMIGFTPEAEDLTQEAFIKAFNSLASFNDEFSFSTWLYKIATNNAIDHLRKRKVKLVSIDKPLPNSDGEQHFEIPDTSYVPDQNILRAQQTRTIEAAIENLPDKYRVVIVMRHQQEKSYEEIAEDLGLPLGTVKAHIFRARELLYRSLKGRVGDY; via the coding sequence ATGTATCAGACGCCGGAAGAACGAAGAGAACAATCGCGGGCCGAGGACAAGGACCTGATCCGCGACGCCCTTGCGGGCAATCAGGACGCGTACAAACGCCTGATGCGCAAGTATCGCAACGCGATCTATCACCTGATCGTCCGCATGATCGGCTTCACGCCCGAGGCCGAGGATCTGACGCAGGAGGCCTTTATCAAGGCGTTCAACTCGCTCGCGTCCTTCAACGACGAATTCTCGTTTTCGACCTGGCTGTACAAGATCGCGACGAACAACGCCATCGACCACCTGCGCAAGCGCAAGGTGAAACTCGTCTCGATCGACAAGCCCCTGCCGAACAGCGACGGCGAGCAGCATTTCGAGATTCCCGACACGAGCTACGTGCCCGACCAGAACATCCTGCGCGCGCAGCAGACGCGCACGATCGAGGCGGCGATCGAAAACCTGCCCGACAAGTACCGCGTCGTGATTGTGATGCGCCATCAGCAGGAAAAGAGCTACGAGGAAATCGCCGAGGACCTGGGCCTGCCGCTGGGCACCGTGAAGGCGCACATCTTCCGCGCGCGCGAGTTGTTGTACCGCAGTCTCAAGGGCCGCGTCGGGGATTATTAA
- a CDS encoding TIGR00282 family metallophosphoesterase: MHNPSQTITILFIGDIVGTPGMNAVATFLPALVRDHHVDCVIVNGENAMDGKSISESQLAQLKGLGVHAITSGNHIWEKWHIQKLMAAESMLLRPANYPRENPGRGWTVVDLKEKGKVAVLNLQGRTYMSPIDCPFKTADWAVPKLREETAVIVVDMHAEATAEKIAMGWHLDGRVSAVIGTHTHIQTADARVLPMGTAYITDAGMTGPYDSVVGMRKDIALRRFIRQTAHKFEMAADDVHLSAVLLTVDTESGRALSIRSFMFPEF; this comes from the coding sequence ATGCACAATCCCTCCCAGACCATCACCATACTCTTCATAGGCGACATCGTCGGAACTCCCGGCATGAACGCGGTCGCCACCTTCCTTCCCGCGCTTGTCAGAGATCATCACGTCGATTGCGTCATCGTCAACGGCGAAAACGCGATGGACGGCAAAAGCATCAGTGAAAGCCAGCTCGCGCAATTGAAGGGACTTGGCGTACACGCCATCACCTCGGGTAATCACATCTGGGAGAAGTGGCACATACAAAAACTCATGGCGGCCGAATCGATGCTGCTGCGCCCCGCGAATTATCCGCGCGAAAATCCGGGCCGCGGCTGGACGGTGGTGGATCTGAAGGAGAAGGGGAAGGTCGCGGTTCTCAATCTTCAGGGCCGCACGTACATGAGTCCCATCGACTGTCCCTTCAAAACCGCCGACTGGGCCGTGCCGAAGCTGCGCGAGGAGACCGCCGTCATCGTGGTCGACATGCACGCCGAAGCGACAGCAGAAAAGATCGCGATGGGCTGGCACCTCGACGGCAGGGTCAGTGCCGTGATAGGCACACACACGCATATACAGACGGCCGACGCGCGCGTTCTTCCGATGGGCACCGCCTACATCACCGATGCGGGCATGACCGGCCCGTACGACTCTGTCGTGGGCATGCGCAAGGACATCGCGCTGCGGCGTTTCATACGGCAGACCGCGCACAAGTTCGAGATGGCCGCCGACGACGTCCATCTCTCGGCCGTGCTGCTCACGGTCGACACCGAGTCGGGCCGGGCCCTCTCCATCCGTTCCTTCATGTTTCCGGAGTTTTGA
- the folD gene encoding bifunctional methylenetetrahydrofolate dehydrogenase/methenyltetrahydrofolate cyclohydrolase FolD, whose product MSAQILDGAALAAVIKEEVRLETITLRERRDVRPGLAFLLVGDNPASRSYVRSKGRACDTCGFHSTTVEMSAETTQLSVLEQIDAWNLDPDIHGILVQLPLPAHIDEDKVINAISPRKDVDGFHPVNVGRLVIGQTALRPCTPAGIQELLVRNGIETDGRRVVIVGRSNIVGKPLANMLMQKGPGANAIVTVAHSGAEDLAAVTREADILIVAIGRPAFITGHMVKEGAVVIDVGINQVDDPDSAKGYRIVGDVHAESVSAVASALTPVPGGVGPMTIAMLMKNTLLAAQRSVAG is encoded by the coding sequence ATGAGCGCGCAGATACTCGACGGCGCGGCCCTGGCCGCGGTCATCAAGGAGGAGGTCCGCCTCGAAACGATCACCTTGCGTGAACGCCGCGACGTGCGTCCCGGCCTCGCCTTCCTCCTCGTCGGCGACAATCCCGCGTCCCGCTCCTACGTGCGCTCAAAAGGCCGCGCCTGCGACACCTGCGGATTTCATTCGACCACGGTCGAAATGTCCGCGGAGACGACGCAGCTTTCCGTGCTCGAACAGATCGACGCCTGGAATCTCGATCCCGACATCCACGGCATCCTTGTGCAACTTCCGCTGCCCGCGCATATCGACGAGGACAAGGTGATCAACGCCATTTCACCGCGCAAAGACGTGGACGGTTTCCATCCCGTCAACGTGGGACGCCTGGTCATCGGGCAGACCGCGCTGCGCCCCTGCACACCCGCCGGCATTCAGGAACTGCTCGTGCGCAACGGCATCGAGACCGACGGCCGCCGCGTCGTGATCGTGGGGCGGAGCAACATCGTGGGCAAGCCGCTCGCCAACATGCTGATGCAGAAGGGGCCGGGCGCAAACGCCATCGTCACCGTGGCGCATTCCGGCGCCGAGGATCTCGCCGCCGTGACACGCGAGGCCGACATACTGATCGTCGCCATCGGCCGCCCCGCGTTCATCACCGGACACATGGTGAAGGAGGGCGCGGTGGTGATCGACGTGGGCATCAATCAGGTCGATGATCCCGATTCCGCAAAGGGCTACCGCATTGTGGGCGACGTACACGCCGAGTCGGTGTCGGCCGTCGCATCGGCCCTGACACCCGTGCCGGGCGGCGTCGGACCCATGACCATCGCGATGCTGATGAAAAACACGCTGCTCGCCGCGCAGCGCTCCGTGGCCGGCTGA
- a CDS encoding alanine dehydrogenase — protein MTIGILKERFEDEQRVALSPFGVESLVNAGATVVIQSGAGEGSRFEDDLYRGSGGTIVYSAEEAAGRADVILKVMPPVKDELELLTEDKTLLSFLMLGMGQRWFVDHLMQSKCTAVGLELLRGKGGSYPILRLMSEISGQIAVLVGSRYLRSDQGGRGVLLGGVAGVAPAAVVILGIGASGYAAAQTALGLGAQVIVMDNDLERLREADKHLGKQITTVMATPENIRRGVKIADVFIGAIAINDEASHHLVTEDMVKTMKPGAVVIDISVTQGGCIETIRPTTIKDPTFEKYGVIHYGVPNMPSMVARSSTYALTNATLPFLLSLSKNGVDATIAAERYFRCGVVTHHGVPVHSLLNDIYDIPVEPLDCNC, from the coding sequence ATGACCATCGGAATTCTCAAAGAACGCTTCGAGGACGAACAGCGCGTCGCCCTCTCACCCTTCGGCGTGGAATCGCTCGTGAACGCGGGCGCCACCGTCGTCATTCAGAGCGGAGCGGGGGAGGGATCCCGCTTCGAGGACGATCTCTACCGCGGCTCGGGGGGCACCATCGTGTATTCCGCCGAAGAGGCGGCCGGCCGCGCCGACGTGATCCTCAAGGTCATGCCGCCGGTGAAGGACGAGCTGGAACTGCTCACCGAAGACAAGACCCTGCTCTCGTTCCTCATGCTCGGCATGGGACAGCGCTGGTTCGTCGATCATCTCATGCAATCGAAATGCACCGCCGTCGGACTCGAGCTGCTCCGCGGAAAAGGAGGATCCTATCCGATTCTCCGACTCATGAGCGAGATCAGCGGACAGATCGCCGTGCTCGTCGGCTCGCGCTATCTGCGCAGCGACCAGGGCGGACGCGGCGTGCTGCTCGGCGGTGTCGCGGGCGTCGCCCCCGCGGCCGTCGTCATTCTCGGCATCGGCGCCTCGGGCTACGCGGCAGCGCAGACAGCGCTCGGTCTCGGCGCGCAGGTGATCGTGATGGACAACGATCTCGAGCGTCTGCGCGAAGCCGACAAACATCTTGGCAAGCAGATCACGACCGTGATGGCCACACCCGAGAACATCCGCCGCGGCGTGAAGATCGCCGACGTGTTCATCGGCGCCATCGCCATCAACGACGAAGCCAGCCACCACCTCGTCACCGAGGACATGGTGAAGACCATGAAACCCGGCGCCGTCGTGATCGACATCTCCGTGACGCAGGGCGGCTGCATCGAGACCATCCGTCCCACGACGATCAAGGACCCGACCTTCGAGAAATACGGCGTCATTCATTACGGCGTGCCCAACATGCCCTCGATGGTCGCGCGGTCGTCGACCTACGCGCTGACAAACGCGACACTGCCTTTCCTTCTGTCGTTGTCAAAAAACGGCGTCGACGCCACCATTGCGGCCGAGAGATATTTCCGCTGCGGCGTGGTGACGCATCACGGCGTGCCGGTGCATTCCCTGCTCAACGACATCTACGACATCCCGGTCGAGCCGCTCGACTGCAATTGCTGA
- a CDS encoding acetyl-CoA hydrolase/transferase family protein, which translates to MQWLSSYRKKVTTAEAAVQVIKSGDNVYVHPGCAVPEVLIKAMIGRGHELSDVKVHHILTVGESGYVSEEMQGHFRHNALFIGHNVRDAVKNGLADVTHIYLHEVASLFYKKIIPVDVALIHVSPPDEHGFCSFGVGVEMTKPACEMAKLIVAQVNPQMPRVLGDCFIHINKIHHIVEVDVPIKELPQVGEIADEKEAEVYRNMGAYIADLIEDESTLQMGIGSIPDAVLSFLDNKRDLGIHTEMFSDGVIKLVERGVITNEKKTLHPGKMVASFVLGERGIFDFINNNPIVEFHPSHYVNDPFIIAQNKKQVAINSALQVDITGQVCADSIGPRLYSGFGGQVDFIRGASRSPGGKPIIALPSTARNDEISRIVPHLTAGAGVTTNRADVHYVVTEYGVASLFGKTVRQRVNELIHIAHPKFRDELRAYAKKQSYI; encoded by the coding sequence ATGCAATGGCTCTCGAGCTATCGAAAAAAAGTGACGACCGCTGAAGCGGCCGTGCAGGTCATAAAATCCGGCGACAACGTGTACGTGCATCCCGGCTGCGCCGTGCCCGAAGTGCTCATCAAGGCGATGATCGGCCGCGGACACGAACTGTCGGACGTGAAAGTGCACCACATTCTCACGGTCGGTGAATCCGGCTACGTGTCGGAGGAAATGCAGGGGCATTTCCGTCACAACGCGCTGTTCATCGGCCACAACGTGCGTGACGCCGTGAAGAACGGCCTGGCCGACGTGACACACATCTACCTCCACGAAGTCGCCTCGCTGTTCTACAAAAAAATCATCCCCGTCGACGTGGCCCTCATTCACGTGTCGCCGCCCGACGAACACGGCTTCTGCAGCTTCGGCGTCGGCGTCGAGATGACCAAGCCGGCCTGCGAGATGGCCAAACTCATCGTCGCGCAGGTGAATCCGCAGATGCCGCGCGTGCTCGGCGACTGCTTCATCCACATCAACAAGATCCACCACATCGTGGAAGTGGACGTGCCGATCAAGGAACTCCCGCAGGTCGGAGAAATCGCCGACGAGAAGGAGGCCGAGGTGTATCGCAACATGGGCGCGTACATCGCGGATCTGATCGAGGACGAATCGACGCTGCAGATGGGCATCGGCAGCATACCCGACGCGGTGCTGTCGTTCCTCGACAACAAGCGCGACCTCGGCATTCACACCGAAATGTTTTCCGACGGCGTGATCAAACTCGTCGAACGCGGCGTCATCACGAACGAAAAGAAGACGCTGCACCCCGGCAAGATGGTCGCTTCGTTTGTGCTCGGCGAACGCGGAATCTTCGACTTCATCAACAACAATCCCATCGTCGAGTTCCACCCGAGCCATTACGTCAACGACCCGTTCATCATCGCGCAGAACAAAAAGCAGGTGGCCATCAACTCGGCCCTGCAGGTGGACATCACCGGCCAGGTCTGCGCCGATTCCATCGGACCGCGTCTGTACTCGGGTTTCGGCGGACAGGTGGACTTTATCCGTGGCGCATCGCGTTCGCCGGGCGGCAAGCCGATCATCGCGCTGCCGTCCACCGCGCGTAACGACGAGATCTCGCGCATCGTGCCGCATCTCACCGCGGGCGCGGGCGTGACCACCAACCGCGCCGACGTGCACTATGTTGTGACAGAATACGGCGTGGCCTCGCTGTTCGGCAAAACCGTGCGTCAGCGTGTCAACGAATTAATTCATATCGCGCATCCGAAATTCCGCGACGAATTGCGTGCGTACGCGAAAAAGCAGAGTTATATTTGA
- a CDS encoding PD40 domain-containing protein has protein sequence MTARIRFARVPAGVFLLPVILLALAGCGGTLQEVRTFESAVIRNLGSEVNSDRDDYAPFLHGSRLYFTSNRPTVEGYIQGDDVWFSDIENGVWTRALNHGGTLNSVNDEGAPFVTPDGATMYFVQCWSEDGIGDGDIYTSTIDARRAWQRLTNAGETINSKYWDSHPYLSPDGEELYFVSDRPGGQGGTDIWVSKRLRNGKWGTPKNLGPTINTSGDEKSPLVTPNGMMLFFASDGHDGLGGIDIFVSSRDPKKGWLAPKNAGRPFNSAGDDMFFRLSAQEDTVFISSTREGGLGGHDIYSIGPNPYKDTTRYTFYLALTVQDSVRRKSVGGARVIIQTPAGGADTARADKQGRLRFETTPGAQYTFTAMADGYHAGSRTVNVPQSLGSNVYQTRVYLAPIIVDTPVVKTPTETVPTVYFEFDKADVTDENTASLNAFVADLLAPLLAAKTDFELQLDAHTDDSGSDDYNIALSRRRGAAVSRFFISKGVPRANIVMNAYGEQRPALPNDSDQGRQKNRRVEVRLLSEPLKQQ, from the coding sequence ATGACTGCACGCATCCGTTTCGCCCGCGTTCCCGCCGGAGTCTTCCTTCTCCCGGTCATTCTGCTTGCACTCGCCGGCTGCGGCGGCACACTGCAGGAGGTCCGCACCTTCGAGTCCGCGGTCATCCGCAATCTGGGCTCCGAGGTCAATTCCGACCGCGACGACTACGCGCCGTTCCTGCACGGGAGCCGCTTGTATTTCACCTCGAACCGCCCAACGGTCGAAGGGTACATACAGGGCGACGACGTATGGTTCTCCGACATCGAGAACGGTGTGTGGACGCGCGCGCTGAATCACGGCGGCACGCTGAACAGCGTGAACGACGAGGGCGCGCCCTTTGTCACGCCCGACGGCGCCACGATGTACTTTGTGCAGTGCTGGAGCGAGGACGGCATCGGCGACGGCGACATCTACACCTCGACGATCGACGCGCGGCGTGCATGGCAGCGGCTCACCAACGCGGGAGAGACCATCAATTCGAAGTATTGGGATTCACATCCGTATCTCTCGCCCGACGGCGAAGAACTGTACTTCGTCTCCGACAGGCCCGGCGGTCAGGGCGGCACCGACATCTGGGTTTCGAAGCGGCTGCGGAACGGCAAGTGGGGAACGCCCAAGAATCTCGGTCCGACAATCAACACCTCAGGCGATGAGAAGAGTCCGCTTGTGACACCGAACGGCATGATGCTCTTCTTTGCGAGTGACGGTCACGACGGACTGGGCGGCATCGACATCTTCGTCTCGTCGCGCGATCCGAAAAAAGGATGGCTCGCTCCGAAAAATGCGGGCCGGCCCTTCAACTCCGCCGGCGACGACATGTTCTTCCGCCTCTCGGCGCAGGAAGACACCGTGTTCATCTCGTCCACGCGCGAGGGCGGACTCGGCGGCCACGACATCTACAGCATCGGTCCGAATCCGTACAAGGACACGACACGGTACACCTTCTACCTGGCGCTCACCGTGCAGGATTCCGTGCGGCGCAAGAGTGTCGGCGGCGCTCGTGTGATCATACAGACTCCGGCCGGCGGCGCCGACACCGCGCGGGCCGACAAGCAGGGGCGCCTGCGTTTCGAGACGACCCCCGGCGCGCAGTACACATTCACCGCGATGGCCGACGGATATCATGCCGGATCGCGTACCGTGAACGTGCCGCAATCGCTCGGATCCAACGTGTATCAGACGCGTGTGTATCTCGCGCCCATCATTGTCGACACGCCCGTCGTGAAAACACCAACGGAAACCGTGCCGACCGTGTATTTCGAATTCGACAAAGCCGACGTGACCGACGAGAACACGGCCTCTCTGAACGCTTTTGTGGCGGATCTGCTGGCTCCGCTTCTCGCCGCCAAAACCGATTTCGAGCTGCAGCTCGATGCGCACACCGACGACTCGGGCAGCGACGATTACAACATCGCTCTCTCTCGGCGCCGTGGCGCCGCGGTGAGCCGCTTCTTCATCTCGAAGGGTGTGCCTCGCGCAAACATCGTGATGAATGCCTACGGCGAGCAGCGTCCCGCCTTGCCGAACGATTCGGACCAGGGCCGGCAGAAAAACCGGCGTGTGGAAGTCAGATTACTTTCCGAGCCGCTGAAGCAGCAATAG